Proteins from one Microbacterium faecale genomic window:
- a CDS encoding glycerophosphodiester phosphodiesterase family protein, which yields MANAPHPYFARTAHPRILAHRGLVTDEMHRDGIAENTIAAFAAADAAGAAYIESDCRITADDVVVLCHDDDLSRVAGDPRAVAEMSLAQLETVMASRGGLATLEQALDAFPDARFNIDVKVDEAAERAGRIVGPEAHRVLLTSFSDPRRRAALRSARNAGGAPATSPGRATISMLVALTRGPAPAAVIRRALRGIDAVQVPENHGRIRVLTPRFIDAVHAAGAEVHVWTVNDPDDMRRLIDLGVDGIVTDRADLALDVRGD from the coding sequence ATGGCGAACGCACCCCACCCGTACTTCGCACGCACCGCCCACCCCCGGATCCTCGCCCACCGCGGGCTCGTCACCGACGAGATGCATCGTGACGGTATCGCCGAGAACACGATCGCCGCTTTCGCGGCCGCCGACGCCGCCGGCGCGGCCTACATCGAGTCCGACTGCCGCATCACCGCCGACGACGTCGTCGTCCTCTGTCACGACGACGACCTCTCGCGAGTCGCCGGGGATCCGCGCGCCGTCGCCGAGATGTCGCTCGCGCAGCTGGAGACGGTGATGGCGTCGCGCGGCGGCCTCGCGACCCTCGAGCAGGCGCTCGATGCCTTCCCCGACGCGCGCTTCAACATCGACGTGAAGGTGGACGAGGCCGCCGAACGGGCCGGGCGGATCGTGGGCCCCGAAGCGCACCGCGTTCTCCTCACGAGCTTCTCCGACCCGCGACGTCGCGCCGCTCTGCGGTCTGCGCGCAACGCGGGTGGAGCTCCCGCGACCTCCCCCGGCCGCGCGACGATCAGCATGCTCGTCGCCCTCACGCGCGGACCGGCGCCGGCCGCCGTGATCCGGCGCGCGCTGCGCGGCATCGACGCCGTCCAGGTCCCCGAGAATCACGGGCGGATCCGCGTGCTCACCCCCCGCTTCATCGACGCCGTACATGCCGCGGGCGCGGAGGTCCACGTGTGGACCGTCAACGACCCGGATGACATGCGCCGCCTCATTGATCTCGGCGTCGACGGTATCGTCACCGATCGGGCCGACCTCGCGCTCGACGTGCGCGGCGACTGA